The sequence attgTGTTTAGCTTCTTTTGTAGCatcttttttttgtatattttacaTTCTATCCTCCCTGGAATTCACAAAATGTAGGGTTTTTTTTTTCCAGTGTAGTCACTTATGAATGGTATCTGTAGGCTGGGAGAAAACTGAAACTGAAGCAAGATTGCTAAAGCAAGAACTAGAAAAAGCTCTACAGCAGAGCATAGCTGGTGAAGAGAGATTAGGTAACTTGGATGCAGCACTCAAGGAATGTATGCAGCAGTTGCGTTTCATTCGAGATGAGCAGGAAAACAGGATTCATGATGCAGTATTGGAGGCATCGAAAGAATTTGAAAAAACAAGGACTCTCTTAGAGAAAAAGTTTGCAGATGCTGGGCAGAAGCTTGCACGATTAGGTTCCGAGAACAGTCAGCTTAGTATGGCTCTCGTGGCAAAGGAGAAGACAGTAGGTCATTTAAAAGGACAAGTAGCTCGGGCAGAAGCAGATTTCAGTGCCTTGAAGGCGCGACTGGAATCTGTAGAAAAAGATAATTCTTCTCTGCTGTATGAGGTACGGGTCCTTGAGAAGGAGCTTGAGATCCGGAATGAGGAGAGAGAATTTAATCGCCGAACAGCTGATGTTGCACACAAGCAACATCTGGACAGTGTGAAGAAAATTGCACAATTGGACTCAGAGTGCCAAAGGCTACGTGTCCTTGTTAGGAAGAGACTGCCAGGCCCGGCCGCCTTGGCCAAAATGAAGACTGAAGTTGAGATGCTGGGGAAGGATCATGCTAAAATCAGGAGAAGGAAGTCAAATCCGTCTCTAAATGGTTCAGTAGATTTAACTTCAGAGACAGCTCCTGATACTCCGAACAGAAATATTAACTTCCTCTCTGAGCAATTATGCATGATGGAAGAGGAAAATAGGATTCTGAAAGAAGCCCTTAACAAAAGAGCTAGTGAACTCAAATTTAATAGGATGACAAATGCTCAAACGGGTGCTGAACCAGAAAAATATCTTCCCTCTGCGCAGGAACTATCTGTGACATCTCTGTCTGATATGGGCAGTGATGACATAGGTGGTTGTTCCGAGTCTTGGGCGTCTGCACTAATGTCGGAGCTGGAGCAGTTCAAAAATGAGAAACAAATCGGTCCATCTTCATCTATTAGTGTAGGAGCTTCAGAGTTAAATCTGATGGATGACTTTGCAGAGATGGAAAAATTAGCCATCGAGTCTACAGTTAACCCTCAGGGAGCTGTTCATCATGCCTTACCGAGGGAAAATGGAAATGAGAGTGCTTTggagactcagttatgttctcattcATCAAAAGCAATTAGTACGGAGAGAGTTCATGTGACAGATGGTCATATTTCCAGCAATGATGACCAGTCAAAAACAATATTGACAAGTAAAGCTTCTGGTGGAGTTGATGACATACTGAAAATGCTCTTGGAGCATGGCCATATAACACAAAGAAATCCATACGAAATACTGGAAGATATCAGAACTGCTCTGGCACAAAAGTATCCCTCAAGTAAGAACCCTGCGGAAGCAAATGAAAGTGCAATAGATGCTGACGTAGCATGTTCTCCCAACCATGGTGAGTGTAATGTGATATGTGATGACTCATTAACATGGCAGTCATCAAATACAGAAACTGGTGATAATGTGTCATCAGAAAAAAAATGTGAACCAGACAGGTTGTCATTTATGGGTACATCGATTAATAAGGTTATTGATATCATTGAAGGAATCAATATACCCTCGACAGATGATAGTATTCCAGAAATCTCATCTCGCAATGGTAATGGACTTCTACCATATGAAAGTGCATCGAAGGAGACAGCCTACATTGTTCGTGTTTTCCAGTGGAAATCTTCAGAACTATCTactattcttcaagaatttgtcCAAACTTGCCGCGATTTATTGAATGGAAAGGTTCACATTGAAAAGTTTACTGAAAGATTAACCTGGACCCTGGAATGGATTGTGAACCACTGTTTTTCCCTTCAAGATGTTTCAAGCATGAAGTATACTATAAAAAATCAGTTTGACTGGGATGATTCGCGAAGCAGTATTGGAATGGAAGCTGGGGTGATTAATCCTATGTTTGAATTTGATAAACTTCAGACTGAAAGAGGAAACTCATTATACTCTCCTGTTTTTTCCTCACTCGGTCGGATGAGTTCTTTGCCAAAGAAAGAAGTTCTACGATCTgtagataatgaaattcaatcaCCAAAAGATGAGTTTCCGGAAGAGGGACCTACAAAGGTGGATTTGGAAGGCAAACTGCAAGCAGAAACTCTCCGGAGTGATTCCTTGATGGTTCAACTTCAGGAAtcagagaaaacaatcaaaagcCTGGAAAAAGAAGTAGAAAATCTCAGACAGTCAAAGGGGATGATGGAGGATcaaattgagaaagaaaagatGATGAAAGAAGATCTTGAGATGCAATTCAAAGCAGCTAAACTGGAACTGAATGAAGCTTGTCAAAAGGCTTGCTCTTTAGAGAAGGAACTCGAGGACCAAAATAAGTCCAATAAGAAGCTCGATTCTACATGCAATTTGCTTCACCTGCAGCAAGAAAGGTACATCTGATGCTTTGTAAATTTGTTAGTAGTTGTCTAGGGGTCTTTCTATACCTGAAACATGTAATTTGCAGCACAAAAACAAGGGAGTTACCGGAGAATGCTGAGGTGGACCCTGAAGAAAAGCTTCTTCAAAGTGTAAGTTCCCATTAGCTTCAGTTAAATTATCTCAGGGCTTACAGATGAACTTTCTGGATGCATGTTTCTTCATTATTAGCAGAACAATCCAAACTTCTAAAAAGGGTCATATTTAATTGATATAACTCATACCAGATAAAAATCAATCGAACTTTGAAAAACCAAAAATGTAGTGTTGTAAATGATGTGATATATCTCATTGCCTATTTCAAGAAGTAGTCGAGTTCTATTTATTAACATTAgttcaaattctcaaaaaaaaaaaaaaaaaaaaaaaaaaaagaaagttgagTTCTGTAACTCTCTATTGAATGTGTACTAACAGCATTGACACACACATTTTGTTAATTTCGTAGGATTGGGAGATCACTGCAGCTTCAGAAAAGTTGGCTGAGTGTCAAGAGACTATTCTGAACCTAGGGAAGCAATTGAAGGCATTGGCCTCGCCTGGGGATGCAGCTCTCTTTGATAAGGTGATATCTACGACTTCAGAAACAACTAGTGCTCCCATGTCAACTCCAAAAAAGAGTTTTGGACGCCGCTCATCTCTTCTTGACAAGATGCTGGCTGAGGATGATGAAATGGGGTCTCCTACTACCAAGGAAGTCATTCTGGATGCCAAGATAAATACTTCTTCCAGTGTTGACGGATCAGTGAAACAACAAGAAAAGTCTCCATTGACAAATGTAAGTACACATTCAAGAAATGAAACGGTTACTGGCTCCCTGCCTATTGTAACTAGCAAGAAAAGAAATCTTTTTGGATTGTGGAGGAAGTTGTTGCGAAAAGGTAAGAAAAATAGTAGCATGACAAAACTTAAGGTATGACCTGCATGGATGTCATTCGAAGCTGCAGGCTGTTGTTTCTAGTGATGTTTATGCTTCATTCATGGCTTGGCGCTGATAGCAATGTTTTCTTTTCCCCTCTCATTATCTCCCTCCCTTCTGTTCCTCTTTTTCTTCCACTTTTTGTATTGTATGTGGTATTGTATATGAAAGCTAGAACCACTCCTTAATCTTATTGGTATAGTATTCCAATTGCATAAAATGATATTGAGTATGAAACTTCTCTAATCTTGGTGCATGGACTTTGTTCGACGTGCTTTATACTTGCCCAGTACGATTTTTGCTAGTTGAGTAATGTGTATGTAAACTGAAATATATCCAAAACATTGATATACATTTAgagaagaataacaaaatgaatTGCAAATGGaacccaaaaaaatattaaaagactgATATTTACGAACCCAAGTGAAACACTTACACAATGATAAGGGAATAGGCATGACTGAGCGTGACTATTTTCCTGTTATCATCCAAACCAACATTGGACCCCTGAATAGTCTTGCAGTGTATATATCCATGGTCCTTTTTTATTTATAGGGAGTAAACAGATGTTTGGTCTTTTACAATTGAGCCCGTGTGAGGAAAGAAACCACAATGGGGTGCAAATTTAAGACTTGTGTAGTCTCTTCTTTTTCTACTGGAAATAATTAGAATACATGATCTCTGGAGCCAAAATTGAATAGGCCGATTACTAGGAATCATAAGAGAGTCTTGTGTAACACGTCCAATATTCAGCAAAGTTGCTGGTAACTCAGTCTCTATAAACCACAAAGTTTGCAACTTCAGGCAGCCCCGCCTCCTTGTAACATTCAGCAATCCTTTCCACGTTATCGTCCCATGCACCGTCAATGGAAGCTAGATCCAACAAGAAAGCAGCTTCATCCAATGCAACCTACAAAATAGGTATAGAACGAAAAAAAGAAGCATAGGCCATTCTTCTTTCGGTCATGGAGTAGGCACTAGGTAGGTGCAGAAATCTATCAAGGGAAACCGTTTCCCTACACAAACACATCTGTATTCAAATTGACTAGAGAATTTAGTCATACCTGAGCAGGTTCTTTCCCTTTCTTTAGGTCAGCTTGCTTACCCTCCTCAGTTACTTTTTCTCTGATATACTCGATTTGTTCATCTTCCCATTCAGCCATATTAGCAACTTCCTGCATGAGGTTCAATAATGAAATGAACAAATAGACTTTGCATCAGAGTGCAGCAAAAGGCAAGAAGAAATTGATTGGATCAAGGAATGGCATACATGGTATTCGCAACCCAAAGTCCACCATGGTGATTTTAAAGCCCCCCTAGCAGCGTCTTTAGCTTCTATATTGCGCCCAACCCTGGAAAAGAAGAGAAGCATAGGTAAATAGACTGTAGAAATAACTTGTTTAATAGATATACAGATATATGAAGGAAGAAAAACTATGCGATATACAGACTTCAGCAGAACTTCAGCATTAAAGACAAAAGGCCGCGCGAATCCTGGAAAATGCTCCTTCTTTGTATAAAATTCTCCCGTTACCAAAGCTGAAATCTTCCAAAAACACGTATATATCACCCATATGCTATGAATTGTGTGTTGCTCACTAAATAAATAGAAACTTTCTTACATTGTCTCCATTGTCAAAATGCTGCTTAATTCTGCGCTCCAGTACATCTGGAAACAAGCCAACCTAGAGAGAGTATCACATGGGtgtaattagatcaagtcacaatgACCAACATCAAGATACTGCAGCACATATCCTTCCATCTACCTTCTTCAATATATAGGTATCTAAGCTTGAAATATTTGATGCTCCGAAGTCACCCTTCTCATAAAGTTTCTTGCCAGCATCAGCTGAAATTCGGAACAATTCATCCGCTCTTTCTTGATGGCCATTTGCATCTTCTTCTACCAAAACCCTGTGAATGTACTGATCTACCTATAGCATGGTAAAAggaaagatgagagatgaattgTGTGCATTCGTGCGTGCTACCAAAGCATAGTGAAAGAGTGAAGCATTAACCCTCTCAAACATCATCCAGAATTCAGATCATAAGTAGTAGAGCAAGTTCAAAGTAGCTTACATTCTTAGCTAATAGCCACACACCATACTTGCGCACTTCTACCAACGGCATCTCCATCCTGTGAACAATgaggatataaataaaatataaaatattttttcccttttttctctgAGAGGAATTCGAAGAAAATCAAGCCCAGAGAATAAACCAAGATAAGCTCCAAAAAGTATAATAGAGATATCCACAAAACTCAGCAATTTGACGAATTATATTACCCAGATGGGGCAGTTGGCCATCGTAACAACGCAGTTACAGAATCTAcaaaagaagagaaggaaaaaaataaacacAGAAGTATACTTTCAACTTAAAAGAAGCTTGATATCCAATTCCCACCATACCTGAATTCCTTCTGGAAAGAGGAATCACTAGAGGAATCAGCCCTTGCTTGGCACCGGGAGAAATTATTTCCTCACCTATCATAAGGTGTTGAGCAATGCATAAGCTTCATAATAACCATCAGAAATCAGTTATGTTGGTAATCAAATTATCAACTCTCCAAAGTTCAAAGATTATATCAATAACAACCTAAGCAAAAAGTCTCAGTTAAGTAAGCCTAATAAAGGATATACACAAGTCTTCGTCAAGCGTACAGTATCATCCTATCACACTTCTTTAATATCAAATAACCAAGAGAAGCAAAAGATTACCCTAAACTAACTTGACCCCCCTGACACCATAAGTTTCAATACTGATAAGTCACTCCTAAACACTAAAATACATTGAAGAGGACCTAGAGGTGAGGAAAAGTACTAATGTTGTAACTTTTAACTCTGACTAGAACTACAAGCAACCGTGACCAGTTATATCTCGCTCCATTTCGTTTTACTTGGCCAGTTGGTTATATTAAAAAGGGTTGTTTTAATTTACTTGTCCAATTTaggaaatcaagagaattttattgtattttccccttactattaaataactacataaagtaCTCATAATAGTCAAATTTAGTGTTTCAGAGCATCATTAATAAGTTAATTTAGTAAAGTACAAGGTGTGTCAAGTCAACTAGGGTCGAGTAAAATGAAACAGAGGAGTATATATGATAACGGCAAGTACTAATGAGGTATTAGGAATAAAGTAATTAAAGCCGGTTTCTCCAtctatctttttgtttttttttcctgaTAAAAGCATTATCAgattaatcaaaattcataacatggaattaGATTGGCTCACCTCTCACCTTAAGGATTTTGAGAAGTTGATTCAAATGCTCCGGTGGTTGAGTTGCAGCTACATCTTTGATAAATGAAACATGGTCTGCATTGCAAAAAACAGACACTTCTCATTTCAAGTATGTATTCAAAACACATGTGAATTGTAGTAGTAACCAACGAGTACTAAAGTAATACAGTAGTCAAATTTATAattacaaagcataattaatgtggttagtttagtaaaatataGCTCCAATTAAAGCGTTCTTATGAGTGTCGTAATATGAAAAGGTGCAAGTAGTAGACAAAAGAGTTTTTGTAGGTTTGTAGTTTTTCTTTTAcctggagaagaagaagaagaaggagaggaaTAGCATCGGAATGCGGGTCGTCTGTGGCCAAAGAAAATGCCGGGAAATGCGACGGCGCGTGGACATACGAAAACCACTCCACCACCCGCCTTCA comes from Capsicum annuum cultivar UCD-10X-F1 chromosome 2, UCD10Xv1.1, whole genome shotgun sequence and encodes:
- the LOC107860269 gene encoding filament-like plant protein 7 isoform X2 produces the protein MVSVGWEKTETEARLLKQELEKALQQSIAGEERLGNLDAALKECMQQLRFIRDEQENRIHDAVLEASKEFEKTRTLLEKKFADAGQKLARLGSENSQLSMALVAKEKTVGHLKGQVARAEADFSALKARLESVEKDNSSLLYEVRVLEKELEIRNEEREFNRRTADVAHKQHLDSVKKIAQLDSECQRLRVLVRKRLPGPAALAKMKTEVEMLGKDHAKIRRRKSNPSLNGSVDLTSETAPDTPNRNINFLSEQLCMMEEENRILKEALNKRASELKFNRMTNAQTGAEPEKYLPSAQELSVTSLSDMGSDDIGGCSESWASALMSELEQFKNEKQIGPSSSISVGASELNLMDDFAEMEKLAIESTVNPQGAVHHALPRENGNESALETQLCSHSSKAISTERVHVTDGHISSNDDQSKTILTSKASGGVDDILKMLLEHGHITQRNPYEILEDIRTALAQKYPSSKNPAEANESAIDADVACSPNHGECNVICDDSLTWQSSNTETGDNVSSEKKCEPDRLSFMGTSINKVIDIIEGINIPSTDDSIPEISSRNGNGLLPYESASKETAYIVRVFQWKSSELSTILQEFVQTCRDLLNGKVHIEKFTERLTWTLEWIVNHCFSLQDVSSMKYTIKNQFDWDDSRSSIGMEAGVINPMFEFDKLQTERGNSLYSPVFSSLGRMSSLPKKEVLRSVDNEIQSPKDEFPEEGPTKVDLEGKLQAETLRSDSLMVQLQESEKTIKSLEKEVENLRQSKGMMEDQIEKEKMMKEDLEMQFKAAKLELNEACQKACSLEKELEDQNKSNKKLDSTCNLLHLQQESTKTRELPENAEVDPEEKLLQSDWEITAASEKLAECQETILNLGKQLKALASPGDAALFDKVISTTSETTSAPMSTPKKSFGRRSSLLDKMLAEDDEMGSPTTKEVILDAKINTSSSVDGSVKQQEKSPLTNVSTHSRNETVTGSLPIVTSKKRNLFGLWRKLLRKGKKNSSMTKLKV
- the LOC107860269 gene encoding filament-like plant protein 7 isoform X1; the protein is MDHKSWPWKKKSTEKNMVAEDKVNLSLRRNDEETLSSDKTELERELKVVTDKLSSALVECRAKDDFAQKQMKIAQEAIAGWEKTETEARLLKQELEKALQQSIAGEERLGNLDAALKECMQQLRFIRDEQENRIHDAVLEASKEFEKTRTLLEKKFADAGQKLARLGSENSQLSMALVAKEKTVGHLKGQVARAEADFSALKARLESVEKDNSSLLYEVRVLEKELEIRNEEREFNRRTADVAHKQHLDSVKKIAQLDSECQRLRVLVRKRLPGPAALAKMKTEVEMLGKDHAKIRRRKSNPSLNGSVDLTSETAPDTPNRNINFLSEQLCMMEEENRILKEALNKRASELKFNRMTNAQTGAEPEKYLPSAQELSVTSLSDMGSDDIGGCSESWASALMSELEQFKNEKQIGPSSSISVGASELNLMDDFAEMEKLAIESTVNPQGAVHHALPRENGNESALETQLCSHSSKAISTERVHVTDGHISSNDDQSKTILTSKASGGVDDILKMLLEHGHITQRNPYEILEDIRTALAQKYPSSKNPAEANESAIDADVACSPNHGECNVICDDSLTWQSSNTETGDNVSSEKKCEPDRLSFMGTSINKVIDIIEGINIPSTDDSIPEISSRNGNGLLPYESASKETAYIVRVFQWKSSELSTILQEFVQTCRDLLNGKVHIEKFTERLTWTLEWIVNHCFSLQDVSSMKYTIKNQFDWDDSRSSIGMEAGVINPMFEFDKLQTERGNSLYSPVFSSLGRMSSLPKKEVLRSVDNEIQSPKDEFPEEGPTKVDLEGKLQAETLRSDSLMVQLQESEKTIKSLEKEVENLRQSKGMMEDQIEKEKMMKEDLEMQFKAAKLELNEACQKACSLEKELEDQNKSNKKLDSTCNLLHLQQESTKTRELPENAEVDPEEKLLQSDWEITAASEKLAECQETILNLGKQLKALASPGDAALFDKVISTTSETTSAPMSTPKKSFGRRSSLLDKMLAEDDEMGSPTTKEVILDAKINTSSSVDGSVKQQEKSPLTNVSTHSRNETVTGSLPIVTSKKRNLFGLWRKLLRKGKKNSSMTKLKV
- the LOC107860271 gene encoding protein IN CHLOROPLAST ATPASE BIOGENESIS, chloroplastic isoform X2; its protein translation is MIGEEIISPGAKQGLIPLVIPLSRRNSDSVTALLRWPTAPSGMEMPLVEVRKYGVWLLAKNVDQYIHRVLVEEDANGHQERADELFRISADAGKKLYEKGDFGASNISSLDTYILKKVGLFPDVLERRIKQHFDNGDNISALVTGEFYTKKEHFPGFARPFVFNAEVLLKVGRNIEAKDAARGALKSPWWTLGCEYHEVANMAEWEDEQIEYIREKVTEEGKQADLKKGKEPAQVALDEAAFLLDLASIDGAWDDNVERIAECYKEAGLPEVANFVVYRD
- the LOC107860271 gene encoding protein IN CHLOROPLAST ATPASE BIOGENESIS, chloroplastic isoform X1 produces the protein MVQFQFPNSRVIYTQTVSRKIMKAGGGVVFVCPRAVAFPGIFFGHRRPAFRCYSSPSSSSSPDHVSFIKDVAATQPPEHLNQLLKILKVRGEEIISPGAKQGLIPLVIPLSRRNSDSVTALLRWPTAPSGMEMPLVEVRKYGVWLLAKNVDQYIHRVLVEEDANGHQERADELFRISADAGKKLYEKGDFGASNISSLDTYILKKVGLFPDVLERRIKQHFDNGDNISALVTGEFYTKKEHFPGFARPFVFNAEVLLKVGRNIEAKDAARGALKSPWWTLGCEYHEVANMAEWEDEQIEYIREKVTEEGKQADLKKGKEPAQVALDEAAFLLDLASIDGAWDDNVERIAECYKEAGLPEVANFVVYRD